Below is a genomic region from candidate division WOR-3 bacterium.
TCATAAGCCTCTTGAGCTTTTGGTGTTGCCATTCCCTCTGAAGCGTTTAACCTTGCAAGAGGTGCTACAGAATAAACACCTGAATCCTTTCCATCAATAAATCCTTTCCATCCTACTTTTTTAAGGAAAGGAAACTTTATGTAAGTCCAGTTTTCAACATGTTCTGCTATATGATCTTTGTAATCCCTTACATCAAATAGAGCAAATTCTTTTCCTTCAGGGTCTATAACTCTTATTTTTCCATCGTAAAAATTGACCTTTTTGTTATTATCAACAAGACCCATATAATAGGTTTTGTGGGTATAGGTATCAGATTTAATAAGTTCCACATATTCTTTGTTTGATAAAACTATATCTTTGAAAACTTTTAAAGTAAAGAGAGCAAATTCAACTCCTTTTTCTGCAACCTTTACAAAGTTTTTCCTTTCCTCCTCTTTTAATCCTCTTGTTACACCACCTGGAACTCCCCATGCAGGATGAATAACTTTACCTGCAAGAAGTGTCATAAGTTCTCTTATTTCCCTTCTCATTGAAATTACTTTTTTACCTATTTCAAGACCTACTTTCTGAATTACTCCAAGGACATTTCTTTCTTCTTTTTTTGCTTTTGGACCAACAATGAAGTCAGGTCCTCCAAGAATATAAACATGGAGTGCATGGTCTTCAAGCATAAACATATTGTAGAGCATTTCTCTTAATTTTTTTGCAGGTGAAGGTGGTTCCACTTTATAAAGGTCATCGAGAGCTTTTGTGCTTGCCATGTGATGTGCAGTTGGACATACGCCACAGATTCTTGGTGTTATAATTGGCATATCTTCTGCTGGTTTACCTTTAACAAAAATTTCAAATCCTCTTAATTCTGGAACAACAAAATAAGCTTTTTCCACATTTCCATTTTCATCAAGAAAAATTTCTATTTTCCCGTGCCCTTCAAGTCTTGTAATTGGGTCTATTGTTATTCTATGTTCCATTTTTACCCTCCATTTTTCTTATTTTTTGTTTCAAAAATTAAAGATTTAGGTAAAGAATATTTATAAACTATTCCAAGGGGATTTGGCATCCATTCATTTATTATATTTTCAATTTCCCCTTCATCCTTTGAATCAATTAAAGATGCTAAAAAAGAAAGAGCTTTGGCACCGTAGTCTTCGATTCCGTCGAGAGGTCCAAAACAACCTGTGCAAGGATAACTTGCTTTTACACATAGAGCTTCACATCCACCCCTTGTTACAGGTCCAAGACAGGCAAAGCCCTGTATTAGTAAGCACTTATCTTTTTCTGGTTGATTTTTATCAATTCTTTTAAATTCCTTTAAGGTAATTTTTTCTGGTTTTGTATCATTTAAAGGACATTCATTACATAGTGCTTTGCTACTTGCACCCAAAACACTTCCCTTTGGTGGTAAATTACCTGAAAATAAAGTAAAAATAGAGTTTTTAACAACATTTCTTGTGGGGGCGCATCCAGGAATATAATAGTCTACATCTATAACCTGGTCAAGGGCATAAACTCTCTCATAGAATTCAGGAATTTCAAAAGAAAGGTTTTTCTCTATGTATTGTGGTGTTGGTTTTTTGTCCTCTGGATTAAAAACAGTTATACCTTCTTTATAATAGTAATTCATTATTTCTTCTTTGGAATAAGAGTTAGCAAGTCCTGGTATGCCACCAGTATATGCACAGGAGCCAAAAGCTATAACAATTTTTGATTTTTTTCTTAAAAGTTTTACCATTTCTTCCTGTTCAGAAGTTCTTACAGCTCCATTTATAAAAGATACAAGAATTTCTCCGTCTTTTAGATTTTCTACATCTTTTCTTTTAAAATCCATTGCTACTGGCCAGAATACAATTTCTGCTTTTTCTACTACCTGTAAAATGTCCTCAGCAAGGTCTACTACTGCTTCCTCACATCCTCCACAGGAAGCGCACCAGTAAAGAGCAATTTTAGGTTTTTTACTCATTTTTTACCCCCTTTTGTAGAAGTTAATACTTTTTTAAAGGCATCATCATTACTTATAGGTCCTAATTTTTTAATTTCTTCAACAAATTCTTTAACAACCCTTTGTAATTTTTCTCCTTCTGATGCTGAAATCCATTCAAGTCTTAGTCTTTTTTCATTAATTCCCATTTCCTTTAAAATTCTCTTGAGAAACTTATATCTCCTTAATGTTTTATAGTTACCTTCAATATAGTGACAATCACCAGGATGACATCCTCCAATTAGAACTCCA
It encodes:
- a CDS encoding hydrogenase iron-sulfur subunit: MKDNNFEPKLLGIFCNWCTYLAADLAGVSRMDYPANLRIVRTMCSGRIDPQFILWAFRNGADGVLIGGCHPGDCHYIEGNYKTLRRYKFLKRILKEMGINEKRLRLEWISASEGEKLQRVVKEFVEEIKKLGPISNDDAFKKVLTSTKGGKK
- a CDS encoding oxidoreductase, with translation MSKKPKIALYWCASCGGCEEAVVDLAEDILQVVEKAEIVFWPVAMDFKRKDVENLKDGEILVSFINGAVRTSEQEEMVKLLRKKSKIVIAFGSCAYTGGIPGLANSYSKEEIMNYYYKEGITVFNPEDKKPTPQYIEKNLSFEIPEFYERVYALDQVIDVDYYIPGCAPTRNVVKNSIFTLFSGNLPPKGSVLGASSKALCNECPLNDTKPEKITLKEFKRIDKNQPEKDKCLLIQGFACLGPVTRGGCEALCVKASYPCTGCFGPLDGIEDYGAKALSFLASLIDSKDEGEIENIINEWMPNPLGIVYKYSLPKSLIFETKNKKNGG
- a CDS encoding Ni/Fe hydrogenase subunit alpha produces the protein MEHRITIDPITRLEGHGKIEIFLDENGNVEKAYFVVPELRGFEIFVKGKPAEDMPIITPRICGVCPTAHHMASTKALDDLYKVEPPSPAKKLREMLYNMFMLEDHALHVYILGGPDFIVGPKAKKEERNVLGVIQKVGLEIGKKVISMRREIRELMTLLAGKVIHPAWGVPGGVTRGLKEEERKNFVKVAEKGVEFALFTLKVFKDIVLSNKEYVELIKSDTYTHKTYYMGLVDNNKKVNFYDGKIRVIDPEGKEFALFDVRDYKDHIAEHVENWTYIKFPFLKKVGWKGFIDGKDSGVYSVAPLARLNASEGMATPKAQEAYEEFYKTLGVKPVHHTLANHWARVIEMIYAAERFLELAKDPEITSDNIRNISKEIPSVGIGVVEAPRGTLIHHYETDEKGFITKANLIVATQNNAARIAMSVEKAAKGLIKNGKYDEGILNMIEMAFRAYDPCHACGTHSLPGNIPLLINIRDKRGNIIDKIKNF